A stretch of the Agromyces larvae genome encodes the following:
- a CDS encoding SRPBCC family protein — protein MVDILHRVGMKDATPERVYDAIATIDGLSGWWAERTSGDPSIGGVIEFRFGPGGIDMEVVELEPGRRVLWKVSDGPQEWIGTTVEWDIRTEGDFVIVLFRHAGWREPVEFMHHCSTKWAIYLLSLKELVENGAGRPDPVDIWISDWH, from the coding sequence ATGGTTGACATCCTGCATCGAGTAGGAATGAAGGATGCGACGCCCGAACGCGTCTACGACGCGATCGCGACGATCGACGGCCTGTCGGGCTGGTGGGCCGAGCGCACGTCGGGTGATCCGTCGATCGGCGGCGTCATCGAGTTCCGGTTCGGGCCGGGCGGCATCGACATGGAGGTCGTCGAGCTCGAACCGGGGCGTCGAGTGCTCTGGAAGGTGTCGGATGGTCCGCAGGAGTGGATCGGCACGACGGTCGAATGGGACATCCGCACCGAGGGCGACTTCGTGATCGTCCTCTTCCGACACGCGGGCTGGCGCGAGCCGGTGGAGTTCATGCACCACTGCAGCACGAAGTGGGCGATCTACCTGCTCAGCCTGAAGGAGCTCGTCGAGAACGGCGCGGGCCGGCCCGACCCGGTCGACATCTGGATCAGCGACTGGCACTGA
- a CDS encoding SCO4848 family membrane protein has protein sequence MLTLLAVLLLVNAAFNAIVWPRFLKRIADDPRARDAEGRRTRFYVVHAVLIAAALVIAAVSAVAAIVALVVG, from the coding sequence GTGCTCACCCTCCTCGCCGTGCTGCTGCTCGTGAACGCTGCGTTCAACGCGATCGTCTGGCCGCGCTTCCTGAAGCGCATCGCCGACGACCCGCGCGCCCGCGACGCTGAGGGGCGACGGACCCGGTTCTACGTCGTGCACGCGGTGCTCATCGCGGCCGCGCTCGTGATCGCGGCGGTGTCGGCCGTTGCGGCGATCGTCGCGCTCGTCGTCGGGTAG
- a CDS encoding HAD family hydrolase encodes MTSVTGSRTLYVSDLDGTLLRSDGSVSAGSARALNAAIDAGALFTYATARSFLSSRMSTERLHLTLPVITYGGTVTADPGTGAHRDLRLLDAATVEAALHVCAHHDASVEPILFTYEDGRDWIRWRPERMTAGARSFLDARTGDPRLRPVTREDPLDRTAVFYVSIIGASPGLAALRDALRPSLTDAAHFLSIDDGTPGLDWLEFHHAEGTKARAVQRLMVQLGADRLVVFGDNHNDVPMFEIADESYAVSNAVPAVRELATGVIGSNDDDAVALWLADRVVDSPPLRA; translated from the coding sequence ATGACCTCGGTGACCGGATCGCGCACGCTCTACGTATCGGACCTCGACGGGACGTTGCTGAGGTCTGACGGATCGGTCAGCGCCGGATCGGCACGCGCGCTGAATGCGGCGATCGATGCCGGAGCGCTCTTCACCTACGCGACCGCGCGGTCGTTCCTGAGTTCCAGGATGTCCACCGAGCGGCTTCATCTGACGCTCCCGGTCATCACGTACGGCGGGACGGTGACGGCCGACCCCGGCACCGGAGCGCATCGGGACCTGCGTCTGCTGGACGCAGCCACGGTCGAAGCGGCGCTCCACGTCTGCGCGCACCACGACGCGTCGGTCGAGCCGATCCTGTTCACCTACGAGGACGGGCGCGACTGGATTCGTTGGCGGCCCGAGCGGATGACCGCGGGCGCACGCTCGTTCCTCGATGCCCGGACCGGCGACCCGCGATTGCGGCCCGTCACCCGGGAGGATCCGCTCGACCGCACTGCCGTGTTCTACGTCAGCATCATCGGAGCCAGTCCGGGGCTCGCCGCCTTGCGCGACGCCCTGCGGCCGTCGCTCACCGACGCGGCGCACTTCCTCAGCATCGACGACGGCACTCCCGGTCTGGACTGGCTCGAGTTCCACCACGCAGAGGGAACGAAGGCCAGAGCCGTCCAGCGGCTGATGGTCCAGCTCGGCGCCGACCGCCTCGTGGTCTTCGGCGACAATCACAACGACGTGCCCATGTTCGAGATCGCCGACGAGTCCTACGCGGTCTCCAACGCGGTTCCCGCGGTGCGCGAACTCGCGACGGGGGTGATCGGGAGCAACGATGACGATGCCGTCGCCCTCTGGCTCGCCGACCGCGTCGTGGACTCCCCGCCGCTGCGTGCCTGA
- the dhaM gene encoding dihydroxyacetone kinase phosphoryl donor subunit DhaM → MAGQRVGVVFVSHSDSIARGLVELAGQMAPTATLVAAGGTDDGRIGTSFEKVSAGIAEADAGAGVAVLCDLGSAILTAETALDFLDDEQRERVRIVDAPLVEGGVAAAVAAEAGDDLDAVVAAAESARGGEASPAASGAPAPAQGSDAADRAGSEASAALSRTVTLVNADGLHARPAAELVKLAATFPQKVTVNGVDAKSLLAIMALGLTKGAELVIATEDPGGDEAVQAIAALAESGFGEA, encoded by the coding sequence GTGGCGGGTCAGCGCGTCGGCGTGGTGTTCGTCTCGCACTCGGATTCGATCGCGCGCGGACTGGTCGAACTCGCCGGGCAGATGGCGCCGACGGCGACGCTGGTCGCCGCGGGCGGCACCGACGACGGTCGGATCGGGACGAGCTTCGAGAAGGTCAGCGCAGGCATCGCCGAGGCCGACGCGGGTGCCGGGGTCGCCGTGCTCTGCGATCTGGGCTCGGCGATCCTCACCGCGGAGACCGCGCTCGACTTCCTCGACGACGAGCAGCGCGAGCGCGTGCGCATCGTGGACGCGCCGCTCGTCGAGGGCGGGGTCGCCGCGGCGGTCGCGGCCGAAGCCGGCGACGACCTCGACGCCGTCGTCGCGGCGGCCGAGTCCGCTCGCGGCGGCGAAGCGAGCCCCGCCGCGAGCGGGGCCCCGGCGCCCGCGCAGGGTTCGGATGCCGCGGACCGCGCCGGCTCCGAGGCATCCGCCGCCCTCAGCCGAACGGTGACCCTCGTGAACGCCGACGGCCTGCACGCCCGACCCGCCGCCGAACTGGTGAAGCTCGCCGCGACGTTCCCGCAGAAGGTGACCGTCAACGGGGTCGACGCGAAGAGCCTGCTGGCGATCATGGCGCTCGGGCTCACGAAGGGTGCCGAGCTCGTCATCGCGACCGAGGACCCGGGCGGCGACGAAGCCGTGCAGGCGATCGCTGCGTTGGCCGAGTCGGGGTTCGGCGAAGCCTGA
- the dhaL gene encoding dihydroxyacetone kinase subunit DhaL translates to MAGLGRDWAVDWVRRSADVIGEHRIELITLDRDIGDGDHGENMDRGFQAVLGKLDGLADDATPGDVLKLVATTLISTVGGAAGPLYGTAYLKGAVAAGTASELDGAAVAAVLAAARDGIVSRGKAELEDKTMVDAWTPAVDAADAAAAAGAEPAAVLRAAAEAAAAGAVATEPLVARKGRASYLGERSAGHRDPGAQSTALLLDAAAAAAGA, encoded by the coding sequence GTGGCGGGGCTCGGCAGAGACTGGGCGGTCGACTGGGTGCGGCGCAGCGCCGACGTCATCGGCGAGCACCGCATCGAGCTCATCACGCTCGACCGGGACATCGGCGACGGCGACCATGGCGAGAACATGGACCGCGGATTCCAGGCGGTGCTCGGCAAGCTGGACGGGCTCGCCGACGACGCGACACCGGGCGACGTGCTGAAGCTCGTCGCCACGACGCTGATCTCGACGGTAGGCGGGGCCGCGGGGCCGCTCTACGGAACGGCCTACCTGAAGGGGGCGGTTGCGGCCGGAACCGCCTCCGAGCTCGACGGCGCAGCGGTCGCGGCGGTGCTCGCAGCCGCCCGCGACGGCATCGTCTCGCGTGGCAAGGCCGAGCTGGAGGACAAGACCATGGTCGATGCGTGGACTCCGGCGGTCGACGCCGCGGATGCCGCGGCAGCAGCCGGGGCCGAGCCGGCGGCCGTGCTGCGCGCAGCCGCCGAAGCCGCGGCAGCCGGTGCGGTGGCGACCGAACCGCTCGTGGCCCGCAAGGGACGCGCCAGCTACCTCGGCGAGCGCTCGGCGGGTCACCGCGACCCCGGTGCGCAGTCCACGGCGCTGCTCCTCGACGCGGCCGCGGCCGCAGCGGGAGCCTGA
- the glpK gene encoding glycerol kinase GlpK, with protein sequence MADYILAIDQGTTSTRAIVFDKKGSIVSVGQLEHEQIFPKAGWVEHDPTEIWTNTREVIGQALGKADLTRHDIAAVGITNQRETAVVWDKNTGEPVYNAIVWQDTRTQPIVDRLAADGGVERFKQQVGLPLATYFSGTKIVWILENVDGARERAEAGDLLFGTTDCWVLWNLTGGPDGGVHATDVTNASRTLFMDLETLQWDDEILAAFDVPRSMLPEIRSSSEVYGTVESSSLLREVPVAGILGDQQAATFGQAAFDAGESKNTYGTGNFLIFNTDTEIVHSKNGLLTTLGYKLGDQPAHYALEGSIAVTGSLIQWLRDNLGLISSAPEVEDLAKTVDDNGGAYFVPAFSGLFAPYWRPDARGALVGLTRYVNKGHIARSALEATAFQTREVLDAVNADSGVDLTELKVDGGMIANNTLMQFQADILGVPVVRPVVAETTALGAAYAAGLAVGFWSDLDELRANWQEDSRWEPKMDAEERERQLRLWKKAVQKTFDWVDEDVK encoded by the coding sequence ATGGCCGACTACATCCTGGCCATCGACCAGGGAACCACCAGCACCCGCGCGATCGTGTTCGACAAGAAGGGATCGATCGTCTCGGTCGGGCAGCTCGAGCACGAGCAGATCTTCCCGAAGGCCGGCTGGGTCGAGCACGATCCGACCGAGATCTGGACCAACACCCGCGAGGTGATCGGGCAGGCGCTCGGCAAGGCCGACCTGACCCGGCACGACATCGCAGCGGTCGGCATCACCAACCAGCGCGAGACCGCGGTCGTCTGGGACAAGAACACGGGCGAGCCGGTCTACAACGCGATCGTCTGGCAGGACACCCGCACCCAGCCCATCGTCGACCGCCTCGCGGCCGACGGCGGCGTCGAGCGGTTCAAGCAGCAAGTGGGCTTGCCGCTGGCGACCTACTTCTCGGGCACGAAGATCGTGTGGATCCTCGAGAACGTCGACGGCGCGCGCGAGCGGGCCGAGGCGGGCGACCTGCTGTTCGGCACGACCGACTGCTGGGTGCTCTGGAACCTCACGGGCGGGCCTGACGGCGGCGTCCACGCGACGGATGTCACGAACGCGAGCCGCACGCTCTTCATGGACCTCGAGACGCTGCAGTGGGACGACGAGATCCTCGCGGCCTTCGACGTCCCGCGCTCGATGCTCCCCGAGATCAGGTCCTCGTCCGAGGTGTACGGCACGGTCGAGTCGTCGAGCCTGCTGCGCGAGGTGCCGGTCGCCGGCATCCTCGGCGACCAGCAGGCGGCCACCTTCGGCCAGGCGGCGTTCGACGCCGGCGAGTCGAAGAACACGTACGGCACGGGCAACTTCCTGATCTTCAACACCGACACCGAGATCGTGCACTCGAAGAACGGGCTGCTCACCACACTCGGCTACAAGCTGGGCGATCAGCCGGCGCACTACGCGCTGGAGGGCTCGATCGCGGTGACGGGGTCGCTCATCCAGTGGCTGCGCGACAACCTCGGGCTGATCTCCAGCGCTCCCGAGGTCGAGGACCTCGCGAAGACGGTCGACGACAACGGCGGCGCGTATTTCGTGCCGGCGTTCTCGGGACTGTTCGCACCGTACTGGCGGCCGGATGCCCGCGGTGCGCTGGTCGGGCTCACCCGGTACGTGAACAAAGGCCACATCGCCCGCTCCGCGCTCGAGGCGACCGCGTTCCAGACCCGCGAGGTGCTGGATGCGGTGAACGCCGACTCGGGGGTCGATCTCACCGAGCTGAAGGTCGACGGCGGCATGATCGCGAACAACACGCTCATGCAGTTCCAGGCCGACATCCTCGGCGTCCCGGTCGTGCGGCCGGTGGTCGCCGAGACGACGGCGCTCGGCGCCGCGTATGCGGCGGGTCTCGCGGTCGGGTTCTGGTCCGACCTCGACGAGCTCCGCGCCAACTGGCAGGAGGACTCGCGCTGGGAGCCGAAGATGGACGCCGAAGAGCGGGAGCGCCAGCTTCGCCTCTGGAAGAAGGCCGTCCAGAAGACGTTCGACTGGGTCGACGAGGACGTCAAGTGA
- a CDS encoding MIP/aquaporin family protein, with product MNLGVIFISELVGTAMLVLLGTGVVANVALIRTKGNGGGFLMVNIGWGLAVFAGVIVSYASGAHINPAVTLGLMTNYLAEGKSEFVPGIPIDAASVATYIGAQLIGAILGAVFCWLAYKQHFDEEPEPANKLGVFSTGPAIRSYGWNFVTEVIGTFVLVFVILGFSYGGTPAELGAIPVAFLVIVIGTSLGGPTGYAINPARDLGPRIAHAILPIKGKGSSDWGYSWVPVFGPIVGGVLAGVAALGLLPVLGA from the coding sequence GTGAATCTCGGTGTCATATTCATCTCGGAGCTGGTCGGAACGGCCATGCTGGTGCTGCTGGGCACCGGCGTCGTCGCGAACGTCGCCCTGATCCGCACGAAGGGCAACGGCGGCGGCTTCCTGATGGTGAACATCGGCTGGGGCCTCGCGGTCTTCGCCGGTGTGATCGTCTCCTACGCGTCCGGCGCCCACATCAATCCGGCGGTCACGCTCGGCCTGATGACGAACTACCTCGCCGAGGGCAAGAGCGAGTTCGTCCCGGGCATCCCGATCGACGCCGCTTCGGTCGCGACCTACATCGGCGCGCAGCTGATCGGTGCGATCCTCGGTGCGGTGTTCTGCTGGCTGGCCTACAAGCAGCACTTCGACGAGGAGCCCGAGCCCGCGAACAAGCTCGGCGTGTTCTCGACCGGCCCGGCGATCCGCTCCTACGGGTGGAACTTCGTGACGGAGGTCATCGGCACGTTCGTGCTGGTGTTCGTCATCCTCGGGTTCAGCTACGGCGGCACGCCCGCAGAGCTCGGCGCCATCCCCGTCGCCTTCCTGGTGATCGTGATCGGCACCTCGCTCGGTGGTCCCACCGGCTACGCGATCAACCCGGCACGTGACCTCGGCCCCCGCATCGCGCACGCCATCCTGCCGATCAAGGGCAAGGGGTCCAGCGACTGGGGCTACTCGTGGGTGCCGGTCTTCGGGCCGATCGTCGGCGGAGTCCTCGCCGGAGTCGCGGCCCTCGGCCTGCTCCCGGTGCTCGGCGCCTGA
- the dhaK gene encoding dihydroxyacetone kinase subunit DhaK, whose amino-acid sequence MKKIINDPKQVVDESVAGFAAAHSDLVRAEYDPIYVVRADAPVQGKVALVSGGGSGHEPLHAGYVGYGMLDAAVPGAVFTSPTPDPILAATKAVDGGAGVLHIVKNYTGDVLNFETAADLAAADGIEVRAVITNDDVAVKDSLYTAGRRGVAGTVLVEKIAGAAAQRGDSLDQVAEIAERVNANARSMGMALTPCIVPHAGEPSFTLAEDEYELGIGIHGEPGRERLKLEPADAIVERMLGPILEDLPYSSGDRVLLFVNGMGGTPEIELFIAYKHAADVLTAKGIEISRSLVGNYITSLEMQGFSLTLLKLDDELLELWDAPVQTPALRWGR is encoded by the coding sequence TTGAAGAAGATCATCAACGACCCGAAGCAGGTGGTCGACGAGTCCGTCGCGGGATTCGCCGCGGCTCATTCGGACCTCGTCCGGGCGGAGTACGACCCGATCTACGTCGTGCGCGCCGATGCGCCCGTGCAGGGCAAGGTCGCGCTCGTGAGCGGCGGCGGCAGCGGACACGAGCCGCTGCACGCGGGGTACGTCGGCTACGGCATGCTCGACGCCGCGGTGCCCGGCGCGGTGTTCACGTCCCCGACGCCCGACCCGATCCTCGCCGCGACCAAGGCCGTCGACGGCGGCGCCGGCGTGCTGCACATCGTGAAGAACTACACCGGCGACGTGCTCAACTTCGAGACGGCTGCGGACCTGGCCGCCGCCGACGGCATCGAGGTGCGCGCGGTCATCACGAACGACGACGTCGCCGTCAAGGACTCTCTCTACACCGCCGGGCGTCGCGGCGTGGCGGGCACCGTGCTGGTCGAGAAGATCGCGGGGGCCGCGGCCCAGCGCGGGGACTCGCTCGACCAGGTCGCCGAGATCGCCGAACGGGTGAACGCGAACGCGCGATCCATGGGCATGGCGCTCACGCCGTGCATCGTGCCGCACGCCGGGGAGCCGAGCTTCACGCTCGCCGAAGACGAGTACGAGCTCGGCATCGGCATCCACGGTGAGCCGGGTCGCGAGCGGTTGAAGCTCGAACCCGCCGACGCGATCGTCGAACGGATGCTCGGCCCGATCCTCGAGGACCTGCCCTACTCGTCGGGCGACCGTGTGCTGCTGTTCGTGAACGGCATGGGCGGGACGCCCGAGATCGAACTGTTCATCGCGTACAAGCACGCCGCCGACGTGCTGACCGCGAAGGGCATCGAGATCAGCCGCTCGCTGGTCGGCAACTACATCACCTCGCTCGAGATGCAGGGCTTCTCGCTCACGCTGCTGAAGCTCGACGACGAGTTGCTCGAGCTGTGGGATGCCCCGGTGCAGACGCCGGCGCTGCGGTGGGGTCGCTGA
- a CDS encoding SDR family NAD(P)-dependent oxidoreductase, giving the protein MTTDASNRPVTIITGGGRGIGAAIADRLAADGHDLFLTYRDRVGDAEAVAERCREAGSRVELHRVEFADLDATAAVVPAAVDAFGTVTGLVNNAGITGKIGPFLDAPIEETELVFRINVLAPIVLTRAAIAHMSTDRGGAGGAIVNISSGAATNGSPHTYIPYAMSKAALNVLTIGAAKEFAADGVRVNTVSPGTTFTEIHAAAGRPDAPTERAARIPMGRAGYPHEIAGAVAYLLSSDASYTTGTDIRITGGN; this is encoded by the coding sequence ATGACGACGGATGCCTCGAATCGACCGGTGACGATCATCACGGGCGGGGGCCGGGGCATCGGCGCAGCGATCGCCGACCGGCTCGCCGCCGACGGGCACGACCTGTTCCTCACCTATCGCGACCGCGTGGGCGATGCCGAGGCGGTCGCCGAGCGGTGCCGCGAGGCCGGGTCCAGGGTCGAACTGCACCGGGTCGAGTTCGCCGATCTCGACGCGACGGCGGCGGTGGTCCCTGCCGCGGTCGACGCGTTCGGAACCGTCACGGGGCTCGTGAACAACGCCGGCATCACCGGCAAGATCGGCCCGTTCCTCGACGCGCCGATCGAGGAGACCGAGCTCGTGTTCCGCATCAACGTGCTCGCACCGATCGTGCTCACCCGCGCGGCGATCGCGCACATGTCGACCGATCGCGGCGGCGCGGGCGGCGCGATCGTCAACATCTCCTCGGGGGCGGCGACGAACGGCTCGCCGCACACGTACATCCCGTATGCGATGAGCAAGGCGGCGCTCAACGTACTCACGATCGGCGCGGCCAAGGAGTTCGCGGCCGACGGCGTGCGCGTCAACACGGTCTCGCCGGGTACCACGTTCACCGAGATCCACGCCGCCGCGGGTCGGCCCGACGCGCCGACCGAGCGCGCCGCCCGCATCCCGATGGGCCGGGCCGGGTACCCGCACGAGATCGCGGGCGCCGTCGCGTACCTGCTTTCGAGCGACGCGTCGTACACCACCGGGACGGATATCCGCATCACGGGCGGCAACTGA
- a CDS encoding ArsR/SmtB family transcription factor gives MTTVIDDDLWSAIGEPTRRRMLDLLLAEQGTATTLSARLPVSRQAIAKHLSVLERVGLVTATTSGRERRYDVDDAQLARASAQLAQVGAAWDARLQRIQRIAERIQRERDAAPPHPDERETDEHEQDDSEEQNDG, from the coding sequence GTGACCACCGTGATCGACGACGACCTCTGGTCGGCGATCGGCGAGCCGACGAGGCGCCGCATGCTCGACCTGCTGCTCGCCGAGCAGGGAACCGCGACCACGCTGAGCGCCCGGCTTCCGGTCTCGCGACAGGCGATCGCGAAGCATCTCAGCGTGCTCGAGCGCGTCGGGCTCGTGACCGCCACCACCTCGGGTCGCGAGCGCCGGTACGACGTCGACGACGCACAACTCGCCCGGGCGAGCGCTCAGCTCGCACAGGTGGGAGCCGCATGGGATGCCCGTCTGCAGCGCATCCAGCGCATCGCAGAGCGCATCCAGCGCGAGCGCGACGCCGCTCCCCCGCACCCGGACGAGCGGGAGACCGACGAACACGAACAGGACGACAGCGAGGAGCAGAACGATGGTTGA
- a CDS encoding SRPBCC family protein yields MEYASIERELHIDATPEIVFDVVSDPVHVREWWPDEAEYPPVPGERGRIGFRNPDGSLLWVQFSVVEAERPRRFSFRWTYDEGESARLGNSLLVVFELEPDATGTRLRMTETGFRERGWTEAKVIEEYRSHVAGWDFFLGRLPAYAEGVGATR; encoded by the coding sequence ATGGAGTACGCGAGCATCGAACGGGAGTTGCATATCGACGCCACCCCCGAGATCGTCTTCGACGTCGTGAGCGATCCCGTCCACGTCCGCGAGTGGTGGCCCGACGAGGCCGAGTATCCTCCGGTGCCCGGTGAACGCGGGCGCATCGGGTTCCGCAATCCCGACGGCTCCCTCCTGTGGGTGCAGTTCAGCGTCGTCGAGGCCGAGCGTCCGCGGAGGTTCTCCTTCCGGTGGACGTACGACGAAGGCGAGAGCGCTCGACTCGGCAACTCGCTGCTGGTCGTGTTCGAGCTCGAACCCGATGCGACCGGCACCCGGCTTCGCATGACCGAGACGGGCTTCCGCGAGCGTGGATGGACCGAGGCGAAGGTCATCGAGGAGTACCGCTCGCACGTTGCCGGGTGGGACTTCTTCCTCGGCCGGCTCCCCGCGTACGCGGAGGGCGTTGGAGCGACCCGGTGA
- a CDS encoding cupin domain-containing protein: MTDYQVLEIGALDEWRAHYGGFRPDSSRDGRRVVDHELTMQYIGMTANALEPGEQAGYWHRHARIEELYVFLGGRGQMGLDDEVVEVGPGSVVRVGQGVWRTWRCLPESPGELRWVCIRAGGTELPEFPDDSERGPGRPMPW; encoded by the coding sequence ATGACCGACTACCAGGTGCTCGAGATCGGCGCGCTCGACGAGTGGCGTGCGCACTACGGAGGCTTCCGACCCGACAGCTCACGCGATGGGCGGCGCGTCGTCGACCACGAGCTGACCATGCAGTACATCGGCATGACCGCGAACGCGCTCGAGCCCGGTGAACAGGCCGGATACTGGCATCGGCACGCGCGCATCGAGGAGCTGTACGTCTTCCTCGGCGGCCGCGGGCAGATGGGCCTCGACGACGAGGTCGTCGAGGTCGGGCCCGGCAGCGTGGTGCGCGTCGGTCAGGGCGTCTGGCGCACCTGGCGGTGCCTGCCGGAGAGCCCGGGGGAGCTGCGCTGGGTGTGCATCCGCGCCGGCGGTACGGAACTGCCCGAGTTCCCGGATGACTCGGAGCGCGGACCCGGGCGGCCGATGCCGTGGTGA
- a CDS encoding dihydrofolate reductase family protein — MKLTTITQLTLDGVTQGNGGPSAEDREGGFERGGWARGAGDDATRDHIAATFQRADAFLIGRRTYDILLDFWGTIEDLKRHPIGAALNAKPKYVASRTLTVPEWANTTVLGEDLFAAVTELKASGDGELQVHGSSRLIQWLLEQDLVDEMELIVIPVVLGSDRLSFRFEGRDDSDVSARRSARPREWGRYPFPRHPQDPRIAQSDPT; from the coding sequence ATGAAACTCACGACGATCACGCAACTCACGCTGGACGGAGTGACGCAAGGCAACGGCGGCCCAAGTGCCGAGGACCGCGAGGGAGGGTTCGAACGCGGTGGATGGGCGAGAGGCGCGGGTGACGACGCGACCCGGGATCACATCGCCGCGACGTTCCAGCGCGCCGACGCATTCCTCATCGGGCGCCGAACATACGACATCCTTCTCGATTTCTGGGGCACGATCGAGGATCTGAAGCGGCACCCGATCGGGGCGGCCCTGAATGCGAAGCCGAAGTACGTGGCATCCCGAACGCTGACGGTACCCGAGTGGGCGAACACAACCGTCCTCGGAGAGGACCTCTTCGCCGCCGTCACGGAACTGAAGGCGAGCGGCGACGGCGAACTCCAAGTGCACGGAAGCAGTCGCCTCATCCAGTGGCTCCTCGAGCAGGACCTCGTCGACGAAATGGAACTCATCGTCATCCCCGTGGTCCTCGGATCTGATCGACTCTCGTTCCGATTCGAAGGGCGTGATGATTCAGACGTATCGGCCCGCCGGTCAGCAAGACCGAGGGAGTGGGGTCGGTATCCGTTTCCTCGCCATCCGCAGGATCCGCGGATAGCGCAAAGTGATCCGACATAA
- a CDS encoding GIY-YIG nuclease family protein, whose product MSAPPPTSARTCDLQVHGVPCGAPVADDAAPIALCTRHLLVAHDWVVREVGSTDLLPSPCRLCGARVGVRYPGGWLCGACEWRVGDVPDDDLVLPSVEVVYYVRYDDRVKIGTSSRPRQRISALPHHEVLAFELGGRLLERRRHEQFAAHRIPGTEWFEANDALSAHVAAIADGIDDPWQRYAFWLSREAALHGAG is encoded by the coding sequence GTGTCCGCTCCTCCTCCGACATCGGCGCGCACGTGCGATCTCCAGGTGCACGGCGTCCCGTGCGGCGCGCCCGTCGCCGACGACGCGGCGCCCATCGCGCTCTGCACGAGGCACCTGCTGGTCGCCCACGACTGGGTGGTTCGCGAGGTGGGCAGCACCGACCTTCTGCCCTCCCCGTGCCGGCTCTGCGGTGCGCGCGTCGGTGTGCGGTACCCCGGCGGATGGCTGTGCGGCGCGTGCGAGTGGCGAGTGGGCGACGTGCCCGACGACGACCTCGTCCTGCCGAGCGTCGAGGTCGTCTACTACGTGCGGTACGACGACCGGGTGAAGATCGGCACCTCGTCGAGGCCGCGTCAGCGCATCTCGGCGCTGCCGCATCACGAAGTGCTCGCGTTCGAGCTCGGCGGTCGGCTCCTCGAACGCCGCCGGCATGAGCAGTTCGCCGCGCACCGCATCCCCGGCACCGAGTGGTTCGAGGCCAACGACGCGCTCAGCGCGCACGTCGCGGCGATCGCCGACGGCATCGACGACCCCTGGCAGCGCTACGCGTTCTGGCTCAGTCGCGAAGCGGCGCTGCACGGTGCCGGCTGA